AGAGCGCCACGAGGTGGCCCGCATCGAGCTTCCCGAGCTGCCTCGAGAGGAGCAGAACTGGGACACGCTCCAGGGGTCTCCGTCTCACGGAATCGGTGTGGCGCCGAACGGAAAGACCCTGTGGGTTTGCAGCAAAGTCAATCACACGGTCTACGCCTACGCGCTTCCCGGGCTCGAGCTTCTCGGAGGTGTGTCGGTGGGACACCACCCGGATTGGCTCACGTTCACGCCCGATAGCAAGACGGTCTACGTCGCGAACGCGGGGTCGAACTCGGTCTCCGCCGTCGATATCGAGACGCTCAAAGAAGTGGCACGTATCCCCGTCGGACAGGTGCCGAAGCGGAACATCACCGCCCGGCTGCCGTAGCGCGAGCCCGGCGCAGGGCTCAGGTCGTCAGCAAGTCGGCGAACACGAATCCGTCACGCTCGACGATTTCTCCGGGAACGACAACGAGGGGCTCGGAGAACATCGGGCCCGCGTAGGCGAAGGTGTGAAACTCGCCGTTCTCCCCGCACGGGTCCACTTGCTCGGGCAGATCGTTCAAAAAATCCCGGTCGAAAATCCTGCCGGCGAACGAAGGATCGAGCGCCCGAGGGTCGACGCAGGTCACGAACGCCCGAAGGCCCGAAGCGACCATTCTA
Above is a genomic segment from Vicinamibacteria bacterium containing:
- a CDS encoding ATP-binding protein encodes the protein RMVASGLRAFVTCVDPRALDPSFAGRIFDRDFLNDLPEQVDPCGENGEFHTFAYAGPMFSEPLVVVPGEIVERDGFVFADLLTT